Below is a genomic region from Armatimonadota bacterium.
CTGCTGCAGAAGGTATACTGCCGCGTATGCCGTGCCTGTCACTGAAGCAATATATGACCTCTTCGCCCAGATACGCAGAGTTTTGTTCTGCGAAAAGGCGAACGCAAAATAGCATGCAAACGATATGACCGCGCACGCGAATGCTATATATATGGAAAAGTTGTCGGCTGATATTTTCACCAGAACAATCACTCAATATATCATCTATATCTGGACGGGCACTTGATAAGGACCTGGTCGGCGATAAACTCGCCGCCGGTAAATTTTCCTCGTACAAGCGCCTTTGGAGACGTATCGAAATTGGCGGGTTTAACGCCCTTATAGCTGACTTTAAGCTTATCGCCCTTATCATCGGCAAGTGTGAAGAGCAGACTGCCGTTGGAATCGGAATAACGGACCTTGCCCGACAAGATTTTACCTATGAACTGCACGGGTTTGCCGTTTGATGCCCGCACTTCGGATACACGGGTCATATAAGGAGCGCGGGCAGCCGTCATCTCCCTGACTCCAAGACACCCGAATCCCAATATTACAAGCGTGCCGATTATGTATGGGAGTCTGTTCAATTCTTGCCTCTCGCGATCAGCTTACCGACTTGAGCCCAAAAGACCCATAAATATAGCCAGGCTGCGCTCATCGACGCAGCCAACATTGCTACAAGATATTCAGACGAAATGCCTCCGCCTGAGAGCGTATCCGTAGGGTGCAGTCCGCCGAGTATCCTTGGAAGCACGAACACGAGATACGGCATCACGGCGCACGCAAGAATGTTATATACCGCCCCTACTCTTGCCCGTGCAGACTTGCCGGGGATTGCGCTTCTGAGCGCAAAATATGCCGCATATACGATCAGCAGCATGAGAATAGTCGTTTCGCGAGGGTCCCAGTTCCATGCGGCGCCCCATTCCAGTTTGGCGAATATCATCCCGCTCAGGGTCGCAAGCACAGTAAATGCAAACCCAAGTCCGGCTGAAACTGATGACTTTATATCAAGGTCAACCCTGCCCTTCGCGAGATAAGCTATAGCGTAAATAGTGGAAATCACATAGGCGGCTACGGCAAGCATTGCGCATGGCACATGAAAGACGACAATCCGAGCAGCGCCTGGGTCCGCAAAGCCAATCGCAGGCGGGACGTATACTATCACGCCAACTATCACAGCCAGCGTCCATACTATCCACCCTATCAGAATTGCCGGACTTGATTGAGTTTTACTGTCTAATCTTCCCATATAAACCTGAACAACATTAGACTCACAGTGATGACTGTGATGCTATAGTATATAAGCAATTTCAAATCGCTCATGGCGCTGTGGCCGCCTATTGCAATACTTGACCCATGGACCGCCAGAGCCAGCGCCGGGATGAGCAGCGGAAAACTAACAACTGCGAATAACGCTCCCTTTACCGATGCACGCGCGACCATTGCGGCAGCCATTGTAGCGCCGGCGCTCAGCGCCAACCCTCCGACTATCAGCAGAGCGATCAACATGCCCCAATCCGACACATAGCAGTTCATAAAAACCGCGAATAGAGGCACGCACACAATCTCCATCGCGATCAAAACAGACCAGTTGAATACCAGCTTGCCCAGATAGACCGCATTTGGTCTCGCGGCAAGCTTAAGAGTGCCGGATGTAAATGTTTCGCCCTCATGCACAAATGACCTGCTCAAACCGGACATCGCCGAAAAGTATATTATCAGCCATAACAGCGCTGATGAGACCGACGCGTCGCCACCCCACACACTCGACGTGAACGACACAGCCACCGTGCTTGTGACCGCAAATAGAAGCACCGCACCTAGAGCATGGCGTGCGCGCAGTTCACAGGTCATGTCTTTGCACAACACTGCCCATGCCGACCTTGCATAGTGAAGCAGACCTGCCTGCCGCCCAATCGATTTCATCTTCCGACCTCGCCCAGGTCCAGACAAGACTCGCATATCGCGGCTTCGTCTCTGTCATTTGTGGCCAGCACAGCAATACCCCGTTTCGACCGTCGATCAATCACACTTCGAGTCATTTCGATGCCTTTTTTATCGAGGTTGGCTGACGGTTCGTCCAAAAGCAGCACAAGCGGGTCATGGATCAGCGCCGCAG
It encodes:
- a CDS encoding cytochrome c maturation protein CcmE; its protein translation is MNRLPYIIGTLVILGFGCLGVREMTAARAPYMTRVSEVRASNGKPVQFIGKILSGKVRYSDSNGSLLFTLADDKGDKLKVSYKGVKPANFDTSPKALVRGKFTGGEFIADQVLIKCPSRYR
- the ccsA gene encoding cytochrome c biogenesis protein CcsA encodes the protein MGRLDSKTQSSPAILIGWIVWTLAVIVGVIVYVPPAIGFADPGAARIVVFHVPCAMLAVAAYVISTIYAIAYLAKGRVDLDIKSSVSAGLGFAFTVLATLSGMIFAKLEWGAAWNWDPRETTILMLLIVYAAYFALRSAIPGKSARARVGAVYNILACAVMPYLVFVLPRILGGLHPTDTLSGGGISSEYLVAMLAASMSAAWLYLWVFWAQVGKLIARGKN
- a CDS encoding heme exporter protein CcmB gives rise to the protein MKSIGRQAGLLHYARSAWAVLCKDMTCELRARHALGAVLLFAVTSTVAVSFTSSVWGGDASVSSALLWLIIYFSAMSGLSRSFVHEGETFTSGTLKLAARPNAVYLGKLVFNWSVLIAMEIVCVPLFAVFMNCYVSDWGMLIALLIVGGLALSAGATMAAAMVARASVKGALFAVVSFPLLIPALALAVHGSSIAIGGHSAMSDLKLLIYYSITVITVSLMLFRFIWED